A genome region from Gambusia affinis linkage group LG24, SWU_Gaff_1.0, whole genome shotgun sequence includes the following:
- the LOC122826853 gene encoding mitogen-activated protein kinase kinase kinase kinase 4-like isoform X5, producing the protein MANDSPAKSLVDIDLASLRDPAGIFELVEVVGNGTYGQVYKGRHVKTGQLAAIKVMDVTEDEEEEIKLEINMLKKYSHHRNIATYYGAFIKKSPPGHDDQLWLVMEFCGAGSITDLVKNTKGNQLKEDWIAYISREILRGLAHLHAHHVIHRDIKGQNVLLTENAEVKLVDFGVSAQLDRTVGRRNTFIGTPYWMAPEVIACDENPDATYDYRSDLWSCGITAIEMAEGAPPLCDMHPMRALFLIPRNPPPRLKSKKWSKKFFSFIESCLVKNYTQRPPTEQLLKHPFIRDQPNERQVRIQLKDHIDRTKKKRGEKDETEYEYSGSEDEEEDPPEQEGEPSSIVNVPGESTLRRDFIRLQQENKERSEALRHQQLLQEQQLREQEEYKRQLLAERQKRIEQQKEQRRRLEEQQRREREMRRQQEREQRRREQEEKRRMEEMDRRRKEEEERRRAEEEKRRNDREQEYIRRQLEEEQRHLEKLQEQLLREQAMLLADERFRKNIQGSPQSAPPSKQPPLPPRSSEHYSNGGSASEASAMHRPMEPQVPVRTTSRSPVLSRRESPLPSQPNQRSVGSNVEQRPLWDRVEKLQSRPGSGSSSGSNASSQASPGDRFRPRCESPASSKSEGSPLQRPENIPKKQEEKNSSRPTRPAGDMDLTALAKELRAVDDVRPPHKVTDYSSSSDDSGTTDEEDEEEVDQEAGEESTSGAEDSRTGRLSNGETDSAKTMLVEDLESEQATPSKDGTLVIRQSTADTKRLVSLSSSSSSSPGSGPGQSVPEKNGFPGRIHHLPDLIQQSHHSPSSSTAILSSISMSPSSSSSSFQSSSSQASPGMCSQIPQDELTAIESQSENNNMSKHKSSSSFTPFIDPRLLQISPSSGSSLNNMAGFGQEGRLADPLRSDPSRKGSVVNVNPVNTRPPSDTPEIRKYKKRFNSEILCAALWGVNLLVGTESGLMLLDRSGQGKVYPLINRRRIQQMDVLEGLNVLVTISGKKNKLRVYYLSWLRNKILHNDPEVEKKQGWVNVGDLEGCVHYKVVKYERIKFLVLALKNSVEVYAWAPKPYHKFMAFKSFGDLVHKPLLVDLTVEEGQRLKVIYGSCSGFHAVDVDSGAVYDIYLPTHIQTNIQCHAIIILPNTDGIELLVCYEDEGVYVNTYGRITKDVVLQWGEMPTSVAYIRSNQIMGWGEKAIEIRSVETGHLDGVFMHKRAQRLKFLCERNDKVFFASVRQGGASQVYFMTLGRSSLMSW; encoded by the exons gatgaagaggaggaaattAAACTGGAGATCAATATGCTTAAGAAGTACTCCCACCACAGGAACATAGCCACCTACTACGGTGCTTTCATTAAGAAGAGTCCCCCGGGACATGACGACCAGCTCTGG ctggTGATGGAGTTTTGTGGCGCTGGTTCGATCACAGACCTGGTGAAGAACACAAAGGGAAACCAGCTGAAGGAAGACTGGATTGCCTACATTTCCAGAGAGATTCTTAGA GGTTTGGCCCACTTACACGCCCACCATGTGATCCACCGTGACATCAAAGGCCAGAACGTCCTGCTGACTGAGAACGCCGAAGTAAAGCTGG TGGATTTCGGTGTGAGTGCCCAGCTGGATCGGACAGTCGGGAGGAGAAACACATTCATCGGGACTCCATATTGGATGGCCCCGGAGGTCATCGCTTGTGACGAGAACCCAGATGCCACGTATGATTACCGA AGCGATCTGTGGTCCTGTGGCATCACTGCGATCGAGATGGCAGAGGGCGCGCCGC CGCTTTGCGACATGCACCCCATGCGAGCGCTCTTCCTCATCCCAAGAAACCCTCCTCCGAGGCTCAAATCCAAAAAGTG GTCCAAGAAGTTTTTCAGCTTCATAGAGAGCTGTCTGGTGAAGAACTACACGCAGCGGCCTCCGACCGAGCAGCTGCTGAAGCATCCCTTCATCCGGGACCAGCCCAATGAGCGGCAGGTCAGGATCCAGCTCAAAGACCACATTGACCGCACcaagaagaagagaggagaaaagg ATGAAACCGAATACGAGTACAGTGGcagtgaggatgaggaagaggatcCTCCAGAGCAGGAAGGCGAGCCGAG CTCCATCGTCAACGTGCCGGGAGAGTCGACCCTGCGGCGCGACTTCATCCGCCTGCAGCAGGAGAACAAGGAGCGGTCAGAGGCGCTCCGccaccagcagctcctccaggagcagcagctccGTGAGCAGGAGGAGTACAAGCGCCAACTACTGGCCGAAAGACAGAAACGCATCGAACAGCAGAAGGAGCAGAGACGGCGGCTAGAAGAg CAACAGAGACGGGAGCGGGAGATGAGGAGGCAACAGGAGCGTGAGCAGCGCCGGcgggagcaggaggagaagaggcGAATGGAGGAGATGGATCGCCGACgtaaagaggaggaggagcgccGGCGAGccgaggaggagaagaggaggaatgACCGCGAACAG GAGTACATCCGGCgtcagctggaggaggagcagcgaCACCTGGAGAAACTGCAGGAGCAGCTGCTCCGAGAACAGGCCATGTTGCTG GCTGACGAGCGTTTCCGTAAAAACATTCAGGGCTCCCCTCAGTCCGCCCCTCCATCCAAGCAGCCCCCTTTGCCTCCCCGCTCCTCTGAACATTACTCCAATGGCGGCTCGGCTTCGGAGGCCTCCGCCATGCACCGACCCATGGAGCCTCAG GTACCAGTGAGGACAACATCCAGGTCTCCTGTGTTGTCCCGCAGAGAGTCCCCGCTGCCGTCTCAGCCCAACCAGAGGAGCGTTGGCAG taATGTGGAGCAGCGCCCCCTGTGGGACAGAGTGGAGAAGCTGCAGTCTCGGCCCGGCAGTGGCAGCTCCTCGGGCTCCAACGCCAGCTCCCAGGCCAGTCCGGGTGACCGTTTCAGGCCACGTTGTGAGTCACCTG CTTCGTCTAAATCTGAAGGCTCGCCTCTGCAGCGTCCAGAAAACAtcccaaaaaaacaagaagagaagAACTCCTCCAGGCCAACTCGACCAGCC GGTGACATG GACCTGACTGCTCTGGCCAAGGAGCTGCGTGCGGTGGACGACGTGCGGCCTCCTCACAAGGTGACCGACTACTCCTCATCGAGCGACGACTCCGGCACCACGGATGAAGAGGACGAAGAGGAGGTGGACCAGGAGGCGGGAGAGGAGTCCACCTCAGGAGCTGAGGACTCCAGGACGGG GAGGCTGAGCAATGGAGAGACAGATTCAGCTAAGACCATGCTGGTGGAAGACCTGGAGAGCGAACAAGCCACCCCCTCCAAAGATGGCACCCTGGTCATCAGACAG AGCACAGCTGACACAAAGCGGTTGGTCagtctctcatcttcctcctcttcctcgcccgGCTCTGGCCCCGGTCAGAGCGTCCCGGAGAAAAACGGCTTTCCGGGCCGCATTCACCACCTGCCAGACCTTATCCAGCAGAGCCATCACTCCCCTTCCTCTTCTACAGCCATCCTTTCCTCCATCTCCAtgtctccctcctcctcctcttcctccttccagTCATCCTCTAGCCAGGCCAGTCCTGGAATGTGCTCACAGATTCCCCAGGACGAGCTCACTGCCATAGAG TCCCAGTCAGAGAACAACAACATGTCCAAACACAAGTCCTCTTCGTCGTTCACGCCCTTCATTGACCCTCGTCTTCTTCAGATATCTCCATCCAGCGGCAGCTCCCTTAACAACATGG CTGGTTTTGGTCAAGAAGGTCGACTCGCTGACCCACTGAGGTCCGACCCGTCCCGCAAAGGATCGGTGGTCAACGTCAACCCTGTCAACACGCGCCCACCGAGCGACACTCCAGAGATCCGCAAGTACAAGAAGAGGTTCAACTCTGAGATCCTGTGTGCAGCACTCTGGG GAGTGAACCTGCTGGTCGGGACAGAGAGCGGGCTGATGCTGCTGGACCGAAGCGGTCAGGGGAAAGTCTACCCACTGATTAACCGGCGTCGCATCCAGCAGATGGACGTCTTGGAGGGACTCAACGTTCTGGTCACCATATCAG GTAAAAAGAACAAGCTGCGAGTGTACTACCTGTCGTGGCTCAGGAACAAGATTTTACACAACGACCCTGAAGTGGAGAAGAAACAGGGCTGGGTGAACGTGGGCGACCTGGAGGGCTGCGTCCACTACAAAGTCG TGAAATACGAGAGGATTAAGTTCTTGGTGTTGGCCTTGAAGAACTCTGTGGAGGTTTACGCCTGGGCTCCCAAACCCTACCATAAATTCATGGCATTCAAA TCTTTTGGCGACCTCGTGCACAAGCCTCTGCTGGTCGACTTGACTGTGGAGGAGGGtcagaggttaaaggtcatctACGGCTCCTGCTCAGGCTTCCACGCCGTCGACGTGGATTCCGGCGCCGTCTACGACATCTACCTGCCCACACAC ATCCAGACCAACATTCAGTGCCACGCCATCATCATCCTCCCCAACACGGACGGCATCGAGCTGCTGGTGTGCTACGAGGACGAGGGCGTCTACGTCAACACCTACGGCCGCATCACCAAGGACGTGGTGCTGCAGTGGGGAGAAATGCCGACGTCAGTGG CCTACATTAGGTCAAACCAGATAATGGGCTGGGGGGAGAAAGCTATTGAGATCCGCTCAGTGGAGACGGGACACCTGGACGGCGTCTTCATGCACAAAAGAGCCCAGAGACTTAAATTTCTTTGCGAGAGGAACGACAAG GTCTTTTTCGCCTCCGTGCGTCAAGGCGGCGCCAGCCAGGTGTACTTCATGACCCTGGGACGCTCCTCCCTTATGAGCTGGTAG
- the LOC122826853 gene encoding mitogen-activated protein kinase kinase kinase kinase 4-like isoform X6 — protein MANDSPAKSLVDIDLASLRDPAGIFELVEVVGNGTYGQVYKGRHVKTGQLAAIKVMDVTEDEEEEIKLEINMLKKYSHHRNIATYYGAFIKKSPPGHDDQLWLVMEFCGAGSITDLVKNTKGNQLKEDWIAYISREILRGLAHLHAHHVIHRDIKGQNVLLTENAEVKLVDFGVSAQLDRTVGRRNTFIGTPYWMAPEVIACDENPDATYDYRSDLWSCGITAIEMAEGAPPLCDMHPMRALFLIPRNPPPRLKSKKWSKKFFSFIESCLVKNYTQRPPTEQLLKHPFIRDQPNERQVRIQLKDHIDRTKKKRGEKDETEYEYSGSEDEEEDPPEQEGEPSSIVNVPGESTLRRDFIRLQQENKERSEALRHQQLLQEQQLREQEEYKRQLLAERQKRIEQQKEQRRRLEEQQRREREMRRQQEREQRRREQEEKRRMEEMDRRRKEEEERRRAEEEKRRNDREQEYIRRQLEEEQRHLEKLQEQLLREQAMLLADERFRKNIQGSPQSAPPSKQPPLPPRSSEHYSNGGSASEASAMHRPMEPQVPVRTTSRSPVLSRRESPLPSQPNQRSVGSNVEQRPLWDRVEKLQSRPGSGSSSGSNASSQASPGDRFRPRSSSKSEGSPLQRPENIPKKQEEKNSSRPTRPAGDMDLTALAKELRAVDDVRPPHKVTDYSSSSDDSGTTDEEDEEEVDQEAGEESTSGAEDSRTGRLSNGETDSAKTMLVEDLESEQATPSKDGTLVIRQSTADTKRLVSLSSSSSSSPGSGPGQSVPEKNGFPGRIHHLPDLIQQSHHSPSSSTAILSSISMSPSSSSSSFQSSSSQASPGMCSQIPQDELTAIESQSENNNMSKHKSSSSFTPFIDPRLLQISPSSGSSLNNMAGFGQEGRLADPLRSDPSRKGSVVNVNPVNTRPPSDTPEIRKYKKRFNSEILCAALWGVNLLVGTESGLMLLDRSGQGKVYPLINRRRIQQMDVLEGLNVLVTISGKKNKLRVYYLSWLRNKILHNDPEVEKKQGWVNVGDLEGCVHYKVVKYERIKFLVLALKNSVEVYAWAPKPYHKFMAFKSFGDLVHKPLLVDLTVEEGQRLKVIYGSCSGFHAVDVDSGAVYDIYLPTHIQTNIQCHAIIILPNTDGIELLVCYEDEGVYVNTYGRITKDVVLQWGEMPTSVAYIRSNQIMGWGEKAIEIRSVETGHLDGVFMHKRAQRLKFLCERNDKVFFASVRQGGASQVYFMTLGRSSLMSW, from the exons gatgaagaggaggaaattAAACTGGAGATCAATATGCTTAAGAAGTACTCCCACCACAGGAACATAGCCACCTACTACGGTGCTTTCATTAAGAAGAGTCCCCCGGGACATGACGACCAGCTCTGG ctggTGATGGAGTTTTGTGGCGCTGGTTCGATCACAGACCTGGTGAAGAACACAAAGGGAAACCAGCTGAAGGAAGACTGGATTGCCTACATTTCCAGAGAGATTCTTAGA GGTTTGGCCCACTTACACGCCCACCATGTGATCCACCGTGACATCAAAGGCCAGAACGTCCTGCTGACTGAGAACGCCGAAGTAAAGCTGG TGGATTTCGGTGTGAGTGCCCAGCTGGATCGGACAGTCGGGAGGAGAAACACATTCATCGGGACTCCATATTGGATGGCCCCGGAGGTCATCGCTTGTGACGAGAACCCAGATGCCACGTATGATTACCGA AGCGATCTGTGGTCCTGTGGCATCACTGCGATCGAGATGGCAGAGGGCGCGCCGC CGCTTTGCGACATGCACCCCATGCGAGCGCTCTTCCTCATCCCAAGAAACCCTCCTCCGAGGCTCAAATCCAAAAAGTG GTCCAAGAAGTTTTTCAGCTTCATAGAGAGCTGTCTGGTGAAGAACTACACGCAGCGGCCTCCGACCGAGCAGCTGCTGAAGCATCCCTTCATCCGGGACCAGCCCAATGAGCGGCAGGTCAGGATCCAGCTCAAAGACCACATTGACCGCACcaagaagaagagaggagaaaagg ATGAAACCGAATACGAGTACAGTGGcagtgaggatgaggaagaggatcCTCCAGAGCAGGAAGGCGAGCCGAG CTCCATCGTCAACGTGCCGGGAGAGTCGACCCTGCGGCGCGACTTCATCCGCCTGCAGCAGGAGAACAAGGAGCGGTCAGAGGCGCTCCGccaccagcagctcctccaggagcagcagctccGTGAGCAGGAGGAGTACAAGCGCCAACTACTGGCCGAAAGACAGAAACGCATCGAACAGCAGAAGGAGCAGAGACGGCGGCTAGAAGAg CAACAGAGACGGGAGCGGGAGATGAGGAGGCAACAGGAGCGTGAGCAGCGCCGGcgggagcaggaggagaagaggcGAATGGAGGAGATGGATCGCCGACgtaaagaggaggaggagcgccGGCGAGccgaggaggagaagaggaggaatgACCGCGAACAG GAGTACATCCGGCgtcagctggaggaggagcagcgaCACCTGGAGAAACTGCAGGAGCAGCTGCTCCGAGAACAGGCCATGTTGCTG GCTGACGAGCGTTTCCGTAAAAACATTCAGGGCTCCCCTCAGTCCGCCCCTCCATCCAAGCAGCCCCCTTTGCCTCCCCGCTCCTCTGAACATTACTCCAATGGCGGCTCGGCTTCGGAGGCCTCCGCCATGCACCGACCCATGGAGCCTCAG GTACCAGTGAGGACAACATCCAGGTCTCCTGTGTTGTCCCGCAGAGAGTCCCCGCTGCCGTCTCAGCCCAACCAGAGGAGCGTTGGCAG taATGTGGAGCAGCGCCCCCTGTGGGACAGAGTGGAGAAGCTGCAGTCTCGGCCCGGCAGTGGCAGCTCCTCGGGCTCCAACGCCAGCTCCCAGGCCAGTCCGGGTGACCGTTTCAGGCCACGTT CTTCGTCTAAATCTGAAGGCTCGCCTCTGCAGCGTCCAGAAAACAtcccaaaaaaacaagaagagaagAACTCCTCCAGGCCAACTCGACCAGCC GGTGACATG GACCTGACTGCTCTGGCCAAGGAGCTGCGTGCGGTGGACGACGTGCGGCCTCCTCACAAGGTGACCGACTACTCCTCATCGAGCGACGACTCCGGCACCACGGATGAAGAGGACGAAGAGGAGGTGGACCAGGAGGCGGGAGAGGAGTCCACCTCAGGAGCTGAGGACTCCAGGACGGG GAGGCTGAGCAATGGAGAGACAGATTCAGCTAAGACCATGCTGGTGGAAGACCTGGAGAGCGAACAAGCCACCCCCTCCAAAGATGGCACCCTGGTCATCAGACAG AGCACAGCTGACACAAAGCGGTTGGTCagtctctcatcttcctcctcttcctcgcccgGCTCTGGCCCCGGTCAGAGCGTCCCGGAGAAAAACGGCTTTCCGGGCCGCATTCACCACCTGCCAGACCTTATCCAGCAGAGCCATCACTCCCCTTCCTCTTCTACAGCCATCCTTTCCTCCATCTCCAtgtctccctcctcctcctcttcctccttccagTCATCCTCTAGCCAGGCCAGTCCTGGAATGTGCTCACAGATTCCCCAGGACGAGCTCACTGCCATAGAG TCCCAGTCAGAGAACAACAACATGTCCAAACACAAGTCCTCTTCGTCGTTCACGCCCTTCATTGACCCTCGTCTTCTTCAGATATCTCCATCCAGCGGCAGCTCCCTTAACAACATGG CTGGTTTTGGTCAAGAAGGTCGACTCGCTGACCCACTGAGGTCCGACCCGTCCCGCAAAGGATCGGTGGTCAACGTCAACCCTGTCAACACGCGCCCACCGAGCGACACTCCAGAGATCCGCAAGTACAAGAAGAGGTTCAACTCTGAGATCCTGTGTGCAGCACTCTGGG GAGTGAACCTGCTGGTCGGGACAGAGAGCGGGCTGATGCTGCTGGACCGAAGCGGTCAGGGGAAAGTCTACCCACTGATTAACCGGCGTCGCATCCAGCAGATGGACGTCTTGGAGGGACTCAACGTTCTGGTCACCATATCAG GTAAAAAGAACAAGCTGCGAGTGTACTACCTGTCGTGGCTCAGGAACAAGATTTTACACAACGACCCTGAAGTGGAGAAGAAACAGGGCTGGGTGAACGTGGGCGACCTGGAGGGCTGCGTCCACTACAAAGTCG TGAAATACGAGAGGATTAAGTTCTTGGTGTTGGCCTTGAAGAACTCTGTGGAGGTTTACGCCTGGGCTCCCAAACCCTACCATAAATTCATGGCATTCAAA TCTTTTGGCGACCTCGTGCACAAGCCTCTGCTGGTCGACTTGACTGTGGAGGAGGGtcagaggttaaaggtcatctACGGCTCCTGCTCAGGCTTCCACGCCGTCGACGTGGATTCCGGCGCCGTCTACGACATCTACCTGCCCACACAC ATCCAGACCAACATTCAGTGCCACGCCATCATCATCCTCCCCAACACGGACGGCATCGAGCTGCTGGTGTGCTACGAGGACGAGGGCGTCTACGTCAACACCTACGGCCGCATCACCAAGGACGTGGTGCTGCAGTGGGGAGAAATGCCGACGTCAGTGG CCTACATTAGGTCAAACCAGATAATGGGCTGGGGGGAGAAAGCTATTGAGATCCGCTCAGTGGAGACGGGACACCTGGACGGCGTCTTCATGCACAAAAGAGCCCAGAGACTTAAATTTCTTTGCGAGAGGAACGACAAG GTCTTTTTCGCCTCCGTGCGTCAAGGCGGCGCCAGCCAGGTGTACTTCATGACCCTGGGACGCTCCTCCCTTATGAGCTGGTAG
- the LOC122826853 gene encoding traf2 and NCK-interacting protein kinase-like isoform X4: MANDSPAKSLVDIDLASLRDPAGIFELVEVVGNGTYGQVYKGRHVKTGQLAAIKVMDVTEDEEEEIKLEINMLKKYSHHRNIATYYGAFIKKSPPGHDDQLWLVMEFCGAGSITDLVKNTKGNQLKEDWIAYISREILRGLAHLHAHHVIHRDIKGQNVLLTENAEVKLVDFGVSAQLDRTVGRRNTFIGTPYWMAPEVIACDENPDATYDYRSDLWSCGITAIEMAEGAPPLCDMHPMRALFLIPRNPPPRLKSKKWSKKFFSFIESCLVKNYTQRPPTEQLLKHPFIRDQPNERQVRIQLKDHIDRTKKKRGEKDETEYEYSGSEDEEEDPPEQEGEPSSIVNVPGESTLRRDFIRLQQENKERSEALRHQQLLQEQQLREQEEYKRQLLAERQKRIEQQKEQRRRLEEQQRREREMRRQQEREQRRREQEEKRRMEEMDRRRKEEEERRRAEEEKRRNDREQEYIRRQLEEEQRHLEKLQEQLLREQAMLLADERFRKNIQGSPQSAPPSKQPPLPPRSSEHYSNGGSASEASAMHRPMEPQVQWSHLAALKSSNSAAPSPPPPVVSRSQSFSESGGVSSSFAQLHLRSQDPHHHHHPLPARPDPQPQPPLHHPQAQTRLERQTSGEEVPPKVPVRTTSRSPVLSRRESPLPSQPNQRSVGSNVEQRPLWDRVEKLQSRPGSGSSSGSNASSQASPGDRFRPRSSSKSEGSPLQRPENIPKKQEEKNSSRPTRPADLTALAKELRAVDDVRPPHKVTDYSSSSDDSGTTDEEDEEEVDQEAGEESTSGAEDSRTGRLSNGETDSAKTMLVEDLESEQATPSKDGTLVIRQSTADTKRLVSLSSSSSSSPGSGPGQSVPEKNGFPGRIHHLPDLIQQSHHSPSSSTAILSSISMSPSSSSSSFQSSSSQASPGMCSQIPQDELTAIESQSENNNMSKHKSSSSFTPFIDPRLLQISPSSGSSLNNMAGFGQEGRLADPLRSDPSRKGSVVNVNPVNTRPPSDTPEIRKYKKRFNSEILCAALWGVNLLVGTESGLMLLDRSGQGKVYPLINRRRIQQMDVLEGLNVLVTISGKKNKLRVYYLSWLRNKILHNDPEVEKKQGWVNVGDLEGCVHYKVVKYERIKFLVLALKNSVEVYAWAPKPYHKFMAFKSFGDLVHKPLLVDLTVEEGQRLKVIYGSCSGFHAVDVDSGAVYDIYLPTHIQTNIQCHAIIILPNTDGIELLVCYEDEGVYVNTYGRITKDVVLQWGEMPTSVAYIRSNQIMGWGEKAIEIRSVETGHLDGVFMHKRAQRLKFLCERNDKVFFASVRQGGASQVYFMTLGRSSLMSW; this comes from the exons gatgaagaggaggaaattAAACTGGAGATCAATATGCTTAAGAAGTACTCCCACCACAGGAACATAGCCACCTACTACGGTGCTTTCATTAAGAAGAGTCCCCCGGGACATGACGACCAGCTCTGG ctggTGATGGAGTTTTGTGGCGCTGGTTCGATCACAGACCTGGTGAAGAACACAAAGGGAAACCAGCTGAAGGAAGACTGGATTGCCTACATTTCCAGAGAGATTCTTAGA GGTTTGGCCCACTTACACGCCCACCATGTGATCCACCGTGACATCAAAGGCCAGAACGTCCTGCTGACTGAGAACGCCGAAGTAAAGCTGG TGGATTTCGGTGTGAGTGCCCAGCTGGATCGGACAGTCGGGAGGAGAAACACATTCATCGGGACTCCATATTGGATGGCCCCGGAGGTCATCGCTTGTGACGAGAACCCAGATGCCACGTATGATTACCGA AGCGATCTGTGGTCCTGTGGCATCACTGCGATCGAGATGGCAGAGGGCGCGCCGC CGCTTTGCGACATGCACCCCATGCGAGCGCTCTTCCTCATCCCAAGAAACCCTCCTCCGAGGCTCAAATCCAAAAAGTG GTCCAAGAAGTTTTTCAGCTTCATAGAGAGCTGTCTGGTGAAGAACTACACGCAGCGGCCTCCGACCGAGCAGCTGCTGAAGCATCCCTTCATCCGGGACCAGCCCAATGAGCGGCAGGTCAGGATCCAGCTCAAAGACCACATTGACCGCACcaagaagaagagaggagaaaagg ATGAAACCGAATACGAGTACAGTGGcagtgaggatgaggaagaggatcCTCCAGAGCAGGAAGGCGAGCCGAG CTCCATCGTCAACGTGCCGGGAGAGTCGACCCTGCGGCGCGACTTCATCCGCCTGCAGCAGGAGAACAAGGAGCGGTCAGAGGCGCTCCGccaccagcagctcctccaggagcagcagctccGTGAGCAGGAGGAGTACAAGCGCCAACTACTGGCCGAAAGACAGAAACGCATCGAACAGCAGAAGGAGCAGAGACGGCGGCTAGAAGAg CAACAGAGACGGGAGCGGGAGATGAGGAGGCAACAGGAGCGTGAGCAGCGCCGGcgggagcaggaggagaagaggcGAATGGAGGAGATGGATCGCCGACgtaaagaggaggaggagcgccGGCGAGccgaggaggagaagaggaggaatgACCGCGAACAG GAGTACATCCGGCgtcagctggaggaggagcagcgaCACCTGGAGAAACTGCAGGAGCAGCTGCTCCGAGAACAGGCCATGTTGCTG GCTGACGAGCGTTTCCGTAAAAACATTCAGGGCTCCCCTCAGTCCGCCCCTCCATCCAAGCAGCCCCCTTTGCCTCCCCGCTCCTCTGAACATTACTCCAATGGCGGCTCGGCTTCGGAGGCCTCCGCCATGCACCGACCCATGGAGCCTCAG GTCCAGTGGTCCCACCTGGCTGCTCTAAAGAGCAGCAACAGTGCGGCCCCCTCCCCTCCTCCGCCCGTGGTCTCTCGCTCCCAGTCCTTCAGCGAGTCTGGCGGCGTGAGCTCTAGCTTTGCACAGCTTCACCTGCGCTCCCAGGACCcacaccatcaccaccacccaTTGCCTGCACGCCCCGACCCCCAACCCCAACCTCCCCTCCACCACCCCCAGGCCCAGACCCGACTCGAACGCCAGACCAGCGGCGAGGAGGTTCCTCCCAAG GTACCAGTGAGGACAACATCCAGGTCTCCTGTGTTGTCCCGCAGAGAGTCCCCGCTGCCGTCTCAGCCCAACCAGAGGAGCGTTGGCAG taATGTGGAGCAGCGCCCCCTGTGGGACAGAGTGGAGAAGCTGCAGTCTCGGCCCGGCAGTGGCAGCTCCTCGGGCTCCAACGCCAGCTCCCAGGCCAGTCCGGGTGACCGTTTCAGGCCACGTT CTTCGTCTAAATCTGAAGGCTCGCCTCTGCAGCGTCCAGAAAACAtcccaaaaaaacaagaagagaagAACTCCTCCAGGCCAACTCGACCAGCC GACCTGACTGCTCTGGCCAAGGAGCTGCGTGCGGTGGACGACGTGCGGCCTCCTCACAAGGTGACCGACTACTCCTCATCGAGCGACGACTCCGGCACCACGGATGAAGAGGACGAAGAGGAGGTGGACCAGGAGGCGGGAGAGGAGTCCACCTCAGGAGCTGAGGACTCCAGGACGGG GAGGCTGAGCAATGGAGAGACAGATTCAGCTAAGACCATGCTGGTGGAAGACCTGGAGAGCGAACAAGCCACCCCCTCCAAAGATGGCACCCTGGTCATCAGACAG AGCACAGCTGACACAAAGCGGTTGGTCagtctctcatcttcctcctcttcctcgcccgGCTCTGGCCCCGGTCAGAGCGTCCCGGAGAAAAACGGCTTTCCGGGCCGCATTCACCACCTGCCAGACCTTATCCAGCAGAGCCATCACTCCCCTTCCTCTTCTACAGCCATCCTTTCCTCCATCTCCAtgtctccctcctcctcctcttcctccttccagTCATCCTCTAGCCAGGCCAGTCCTGGAATGTGCTCACAGATTCCCCAGGACGAGCTCACTGCCATAGAG TCCCAGTCAGAGAACAACAACATGTCCAAACACAAGTCCTCTTCGTCGTTCACGCCCTTCATTGACCCTCGTCTTCTTCAGATATCTCCATCCAGCGGCAGCTCCCTTAACAACATGG CTGGTTTTGGTCAAGAAGGTCGACTCGCTGACCCACTGAGGTCCGACCCGTCCCGCAAAGGATCGGTGGTCAACGTCAACCCTGTCAACACGCGCCCACCGAGCGACACTCCAGAGATCCGCAAGTACAAGAAGAGGTTCAACTCTGAGATCCTGTGTGCAGCACTCTGGG GAGTGAACCTGCTGGTCGGGACAGAGAGCGGGCTGATGCTGCTGGACCGAAGCGGTCAGGGGAAAGTCTACCCACTGATTAACCGGCGTCGCATCCAGCAGATGGACGTCTTGGAGGGACTCAACGTTCTGGTCACCATATCAG GTAAAAAGAACAAGCTGCGAGTGTACTACCTGTCGTGGCTCAGGAACAAGATTTTACACAACGACCCTGAAGTGGAGAAGAAACAGGGCTGGGTGAACGTGGGCGACCTGGAGGGCTGCGTCCACTACAAAGTCG TGAAATACGAGAGGATTAAGTTCTTGGTGTTGGCCTTGAAGAACTCTGTGGAGGTTTACGCCTGGGCTCCCAAACCCTACCATAAATTCATGGCATTCAAA TCTTTTGGCGACCTCGTGCACAAGCCTCTGCTGGTCGACTTGACTGTGGAGGAGGGtcagaggttaaaggtcatctACGGCTCCTGCTCAGGCTTCCACGCCGTCGACGTGGATTCCGGCGCCGTCTACGACATCTACCTGCCCACACAC ATCCAGACCAACATTCAGTGCCACGCCATCATCATCCTCCCCAACACGGACGGCATCGAGCTGCTGGTGTGCTACGAGGACGAGGGCGTCTACGTCAACACCTACGGCCGCATCACCAAGGACGTGGTGCTGCAGTGGGGAGAAATGCCGACGTCAGTGG CCTACATTAGGTCAAACCAGATAATGGGCTGGGGGGAGAAAGCTATTGAGATCCGCTCAGTGGAGACGGGACACCTGGACGGCGTCTTCATGCACAAAAGAGCCCAGAGACTTAAATTTCTTTGCGAGAGGAACGACAAG GTCTTTTTCGCCTCCGTGCGTCAAGGCGGCGCCAGCCAGGTGTACTTCATGACCCTGGGACGCTCCTCCCTTATGAGCTGGTAG